GTCCGTACGCTGCCAGGTGCCGCCGGTTGGGGTGGCGCCCTCGGCAAATCCGGGTACGTCCTTCAGGGAGTAGACCGTTGGCCACTGGCCGTCACCTGTCACCGTGAGGGTGTAGGCGACCTGCCACTGGGTTGGGTCTTCATCACTTTGGGTGGCCGACTCGAATGCTTTTGCCACGGTTGGTAGCCCCGGCTCGGTGCAGGCTTGCGCCTCTTCTTGGCTGCCCGGGTAGGTCAGCGCAGCGGTGTTGAGGAAGCCGCCCTTGTCGGAACTCTCGGGTGCTGGGCAAGCCAGCTGCGCTTCCACTTCGGACCAGGCATCTGGCTCAACCGTCGCATTGGCGGTCACCCTGTAGGAATGGTATGGAATGCCATCCCCGATGGGCTCATCCACTGCTAGGGCTCCGCTGCTGCCGACGAAGGTTCCGCTGGTTTGTCCATCCCAGGTTGCCGAGTCGACCGTGATCCCATCGCCGAACTGCAAGGTATCGGTCAGGGAGTAGGTGGTCCCAAACCCGGCTATGTTGGCCACGGTGACGTCGTAGCGAACCGTCCAGGTTCCGTCCTCGTTCTGCGTAGCGTCAATGACGCGCTTGGAGACGGTCAACTGCGGGGTGTAGTGCTCGGTGGTGCGGCAGTCGAGATCCTCTGCAGGGCAGTCAACCGGGGGTGGCGTTTCTCCACCTTCAGTGACCGCATTCCGCAAGATCACTCCAACGGCATCTCCGTTGACTGTCACCGTGTAGGAAACGTCCGCTGAAGAGCCCGCCTCCAGTGTGGGAACAGCCCACGTCAGCCGCTGGGTTGCCGCGTCGTAGGTGACACCAGCGGGTAGCCCGTCCTCGTCAAGAACCGCATTGTTGAGTACGTCAGAGAGGTCATCGACCGCGACGTAGCCTTCGAGGGCGGTTTCGAGAGAGAGGTTGGTCGCGGTCAGCGTGTAGGTGATTTCGCTGCCCGGATCAACGGTGGACCCACTTTCCGGATCAGACGACTTCACCAGCGACCAGGCCGGATCCGTGTCGTGCTCGGTGGTGCGGCAATCCGCGCTCCCCGCCGGGCATGGCACCGGTGGCGGAACTTCGGCGCCTTCGGTCACGACGTTGGTGAGGTGAACGCCGACGGCGTCCTCATTCACCGTGACCCTGTACGTCAGCACCTTATCTGCGCCGGCTTGCAGAGGGCCCACATTCCAAGTGAGGATCTGGTCTACCGGATCGTATAGTGCATCCGCTGGGAGGTCGGACTCATCGAGGACGGCGTGGTCCAGCACTTCAGAGAGATCATCGACGACGACCAATCCATACAGAGCCTTCACCTTCGACAGACTGGTTGCCGTGACGGTGTAGGTGATGGTGTCGCCGGGCTCAACCGTGGACCCACTTTCCGGATCAGACGACTTCACCAGCGACCAAGCTGGATCCGTGTCGTGCGTTGTGGTGCAGGTGCGCGACGCTGTCGAGCAGTCCTGCGGCGGCACGGATCCAGAACCTGTTGCCAAGTTCCTGATCGTCACTCCGTAGGCATCAGCCTTGACGGTCACCGAGTAAGAGATCGTCTTGGTTGTGCCCGCCGTCAGCGTTCCCACATCCCAGGTCAGGACCTTGGTGTCCGCGTTGTAGGTCAAACCCGCTGGCAGTGCGCCAAGATCCGCGTATGCAACCACGGCAGTGAGATCATCCGTCACCTCTACGTCGCTGACTGCCTTGTCTTTCGACATGCTGGTTGCGGAGAGCGTGTAGGTGATGGTGTCACCCGGTTCAACAGTGGTGCCCGAGGGCGGGTTCGCGGTCTTCGCCAGTGTCCAGGCCGGGTCGGTGCCGTGGATGGTACTGCACGTCGAGGAATCGGTCGGGCAAGTTTCCGGCGGTACCGAGCCGTCTCCTGTAGCAACGTTGCGCAGTGTGACACCGTATGCGTCGGGGTTGACAGTCACCGTGTAGGAGACTGTCTTCGTCGCGCCAGCCGCCAGCGTTCCTGCCGCCCAGGTGAGCGTTTGGGAAGCTGCCGAATAGGTGACGCCTGCGGGGAGTCCCGCAGTGTTGAGTGTCGCGTTGTTGACGACGTCAGAGAGGTCGTCGGTAACAACCACACCTGTAACTGCCGTTTCGGAGGGATTGTTGACCGTTAGCGTGTAGGTGATGGTGCTACCCGGAGTAACCGTGGATCCCGAGGTCGGGTTCGAGGATTTCACCAGAGTCCACGACCCCACCTCAAGTGACCCGCAAGCCTCATCGCTGTTGCCGCCGACACCGTTGGTGACGGTGGCTTGGTTAATGATGCCCTTGGTCGGCGTGCCTGCTTCACATTCCAGGTTTCCCGGCACTGCGCCTGCGCCGACACTAACCACTTGAGTGACGGTGAATGCGTGCGCCTGACCAACAGGCAAGGTTCCGGTTCCGATCGCCCCGGCACCACTCCACGCAGGGCTTGCCGCGGTGAATGTGCCTCCGTTGAGGGCTGTCGGACCTGTCACGGTAGGCGTTCCCACCCGTGCAACGCCGGTCGGCAGGCCGGCCAGAGTGTCACTCAGTGAGTAGGCGAGGGATTCAACCTTTCCGCCCGATGGTGCTGCGACTACCAGGTTGTAGGTAACCGTCCAGTCACCTGTGTCTTGGTCTTGCGTCACGGACCCAAGGGTCTTGGTGACGGTTGGGCTGAGCGGATCCGCACAGGCGTGATCACTGTCGGGTCCGCTGTCCGATTCCAGGTTGATCTGGTTCATAAATGCACCAGCGTCATCTGGGTCTGCTTCACACACCAGGCCCGGCTCGAGCACCTCTGGATCGAACGATGCTACGACCTCGTACTGGTAGGTGAGGGTTTGTCCGTTGAGGATGTAGTTATCAGCATCCCCTGAACCGGGAGCGTCTGCCGGGTCGCCCAGCCAGCCCTGACTGGTGATCGTGAAGCCAGCACCGAAGTTGGGCACGTCAGTGAGGCCGAACGAGCCGGGCATGTTACCCGTGTTCTTCACCGTCACGTCATAAACCACGGTCCAGGAATCGACAGCGGTCTGGTTGACCGATGCGACGCCCTTCTCCACGTTGATGCGCGGGGTGAGGATTTGGGCGCAGGCCTCAGCGGGGTCGTCCGTGGTAACACCATTGGTGACGGTGGCGCTGTTCCAGAAGCCGGTGGTCTTGACACCCGGCTCGCAGTGTAGATAGTCGTACTCACCGTCGGGGTCGAGGACGGCGTTACGCGACACCGTGAACGTGTGCGTGGCGTTGCCGCCGATCTTCCCGGTGGCGAGGACGCCAGTGCCGTTCCAGCCTGGCGCAACCGTCGCTGTCCCACCCGTTGCAACTGGCGCAACAACCGGGCTGCTCTTCGCCCATGACGATCCGGCCTGCCACGACGCGCTGGTCGGTGGTGTAGCTGCGTCGTCGCTAAGCGAATAGTTCAACGCGGTCGAGGACGTGTTCGTCACCGTGATGTTGTAGCTGATCTTCCACGACCCGTCCGCATTCTTGGTCGAGGTCGAGGCTGTCTTTGCCACGGTTGGCGAGGTCAACACGGGCGGCGCGCAGGCAGTATCTTCGCGGTCCACGCCCGCTGACGTAAGCAGCACGTGGTTGAAGAAGCCTGAGTCCCCCTGTGGGAGACAGACATCGGTGGTGTCGTTTATCTGGGCAGGATTGATGCTGGCCTTAACCGTCACGTTATAGACATGAACCGGAGACGTGAAGGCAAGCATCTGGTCGGTGGCCATCACCGCATTGTTGCCCGTGAAGCTACCTCCCGGGGTACCGGTGCGTGTCCAAGACGCGTTGACGACGCTGATTCCGGCCCCGAACTTGAGGGTGTCGGTCAGCGAGTAGGTGCCATTGAGATGATTTGGGTTATCCGTGTCGTTGGTCGGAAGCGTCACTGTGACCGTGTACTTAATGTCCCAGGTTCCATCGGC
This genomic stretch from Schaalia sp. JY-X169 harbors:
- a CDS encoding isopeptide-forming domain-containing fimbrial protein, yielding MRKSTSHSERKLRKVRTEVAGRSPRRVFAAYAGVVALLLMGVVPAASAVEDPGSSEGEPPSSGTSSGDAEELLAGLSSDPQLSVASASTLDQPQSRDSAPAAQAAVTPQPLVAPAPQSEQKNAEPAGDQPESGGTQADPPGGTDPPEDADQQSKEDPQSDDGQAQSGTSRLMLSNDPIPLADAAATVTVTTRTFGPVGSVTPPQVSANMASTAGANYELYTVISGQPGTATGLTCTVQAATPGSCVIEVPAGQDNQAYYVVQTGAATGTYFNPVLNLGNSTTPNRDTNYPGLTPNLTANKAVQMPAQAVDQFGSSNPIAMSFGAAVNSISNPVLQARCEAGVNIAVVLDVSGSMDTNVQGYGTRLAMLKSTFNDTTNGILAALNGSPTKLAFFNFATNSPASGNTNGWNAPVPVAVTDANIASLRAKINGLSASNFTNWDQALRAVADANSALGAADKYDVVVFVTDGAPNYILGSNGSGGQAPNGANVTLRSMEAPIYRANDLKSQNVRVIGYGIAQGSTGADKARQNLRAISGVNPSSDYFVAEADALREYLRSLFGSLACNVPITVEKYTPGATAGSWTPKSGWNMGVDENAGSDGTMTDPASTLTNASGKAGPWTLNFTSEMQRGAVTVTEEDRTGWQTASPATYTISNIITGSPENTVNLPANGVIGDLKAGDQVTVKFYNEEITTPSIAKSFTSVAQGTGDQFLVNYLVTVTGANQALSYDLGDVPKFAPGVTLVSGSAQQIDNPTDHNSVGPERNIPLPPADGKFVTGVALPANGVHYYHVQWAVTVDNDEVAGHTECVPQTPNEGYFNSAQLYVAGQDTQEATACGPITPAVIPAVTKTVDSGFPAQNADGTWDIKYTVTVTLPTNDTDNPNHLNGTYSLTDTLKFGAGISVVNASWTRTGTPGGSFTGNNAVMATDQMLAFTSPVHVYNVTVKASINPAQINDTTDVCLPQGDSGFFNHVLLTSAGVDREDTACAPPVLTSPTVAKTASTSTKNADGSWKISYNITVTNTSSTALNYSLSDDAATPPTSASWQAGSSWAKSSPVVAPVATGGTATVAPGWNGTGVLATGKIGGNATHTFTVSRNAVLDPDGEYDYLHCEPGVKTTGFWNSATVTNGVTTDDPAEACAQILTPRINVEKGVASVNQTAVDSWTVVYDVTVKNTGNMPGSFGLTDVPNFGAGFTITSQGWLGDPADAPGSGDADNYILNGQTLTYQYEVVASFDPEVLEPGLVCEADPDDAGAFMNQINLESDSGPDSDHACADPLSPTVTKTLGSVTQDQDTGDWTVTYNLVVAAPSGGKVESLAYSLSDTLAGLPTGVARVGTPTVTGPTALNGGTFTAASPAWSGAGAIGTGTLPVGQAHAFTVTQVVSVGAGAVPGNLECEAGTPTKGIINQATVTNGVGGNSDEACGSLEVGSWTLVKSSNPTSGSTVTPGSTITYTLTVNNPSETAVTGVVVTDDLSDVVNNATLNTAGLPAGVTYSAASQTLTWAAGTLAAGATKTVSYTVTVNPDAYGVTLRNVATGDGSVPPETCPTDSSTCSTIHGTDPAWTLAKTANPPSGTTVEPGDTITYTLSATSMSKDKAVSDVEVTDDLTAVVAYADLGALPAGLTYNADTKVLTWDVGTLTAGTTKTISYSVTVKADAYGVTIRNLATGSGSVPPQDCSTASRTCTTTHDTDPAWSLVKSSDPESGSTVEPGDTITYTVTATSLSKVKALYGLVVVDDLSEVLDHAVLDESDLPADALYDPVDQILTWNVGPLQAGADKVLTYRVTVNEDAVGVHLTNVVTEGAEVPPPVPCPAGSADCRTTEHDTDPAWSLVKSSDPESGSTVDPGSEITYTLTATNLSLETALEGYVAVDDLSDVLNNAVLDEDGLPAGVTYDAATQRLTWAVPTLEAGSSADVSYTVTVNGDAVGVILRNAVTEGGETPPPVDCPAEDLDCRTTEHYTPQLTVSKRVIDATQNEDGTWTVRYDVTVANIAGFGTTYSLTDTLQFGDGITVDSATWDGQTSGTFVGSSGALAVDEPIGDGIPYHSYRVTANATVEPDAWSEVEAQLACPAPESSDKGGFLNTAALTYPGSQEEAQACTEPGLPTVAKAFESATQSDEDPTQWQVAYTLTVTGDGQWPTVYSLKDVPGFAEGATPTGGTWQRTDTDPASPPETIGADGQIADGVEIDAETTHTYRVIWTVDVPNGVDPDVQECKVPGEAGNGFFNEAILTSGGVEQTDDACGPIDTVVRPSVAKTVTGLVQNDDGSWDVTYDVVVTLPTGEEVNPKGLSAKYDLVDVLDFGASITIQAATWSGGGLVDQPFVDGSAEMASGAVITPEDAVHTYTVTVSALVDNEAFVDGSAYCEPESETGSGFLNRVTLISAGTPSEDQACTEPPAPEWTLEKTSDPASGSTVKAGDKVTYTLKVTNSSDEADLHGAVVKDDLSDVLKHAALSGDLAAGLSVDGSTLTWAVPVVAKGESVQVSYTVTVKKDAVNVQLKNVATPDSPGGVCTPDKCSTTHKVPPTPTPTPTPPTPRPPALPRTGATVGSILLGGLVLGAIGYGLKRRSRMGA